A segment of the Deltaproteobacteria bacterium genome:
GCCCGACCTCCCGGCTCGTGGCGGCGCTCTACGACTACCGGCAATTCGACGCGCCTCGCACCGATCAATGTCCGCCGGCCTACGCGCCCCGCTCGGAGTGTCTGCGCTACGAGGAGCAGTATCGGACGCTCGGCTACCTGGCGTACGAAGGGCCCTTCGGCCGGCTCGCCCCGCGAAGCCGCGCGGTGCTCTCGTATCAGCTCCAGCACGAACGACGGGCCCACGAGCGCCCGTACGCCTTCACCGTGAACGGCGGCCGCGACGACGTGCACACGCTCGGGCTCGCGGCGCAGCTCGAATCGCGCTGGTTCGCGGTCGGGCCTCGACTCCGCGCGCGGGTGCGCTACGGCGCGGACCTCTACCACGACTGGGTCGCCTCGACGGCGTGGACGCTCTTCTCCGATCTGGACGACCGGGTCATCCCCTCCACGCGTGGGCAGTACCTGGACGGCGCGCGCTACCTCTGGGGGGGAGGTTTCGCGCAGGGTGAGCTCGGCGTGGCCGAACGCCTCTGGCTGCGCGTCGGCGGCCGCGCGTCGGGCGTCGCGGCGCGGGCGTCGGCGGACCGCGAGTCGGGGAGTCGCGCCGTGAACCGGAAGTTCGGCTCCGCGGTCGGCCACCTCGGGCTCGAGTGGCAGGCGCTTTACGCGCTCGCGCTCTTCGTGCACGTGGATCGATCGTTCCGGGCGCCGAACCTGGACGACCTGACCTCGCGGCAGCAGACCGGCCCGGGCTTTCAGCTCGAGAACCCGGCGCTCGACCCCGAGCACGCGTTGACGGTCGAGGCGGGGCTGCGGCTCGCGTCGCGCTTCGTGTCGGCCGAGCTCTGGGGCTACTGGACCGGCCTCGCCGATACGATCGAACGCGCCCCCCGCAGCGCGGCGTCGTGCCCGCCCTCCTTGCCGCAGTGCGCGGCGTCCTGGTCGCGTTTCCAGCTCGTGAACCTGGACGGCTGGTCGCACCTCGCCGGCGCCGAGGCCGTGCTGCGCGTCACGCTCCCCTTCGGCTTCGCCGTGCGGACCACGCTGGCCTACGCCGTGGGCGAGGGCCCGAGTCCCCTCGGCGCCGCCTCCGGTTCGGTGCCGCTCTCTCGCGTGCCGCCGCTGAACGGCACCGCGGAACTCCGCTACCGTCACCGCGTGGGCCTCTTCGGCGGGGCTGGCCTGCGCTGGGCGCTCGCGCAGAGCCGGCTCTCCCTCGGGGATCAGCAGGACGTGCGGATCCCCGCTGGCGGCACCCCGGGCTTCGCCGTGCTGGAGCTGCGCGCGGGCTACCGCTTCCGGCGACACCTGCTCGTCAGCCTGCTCCTGGAAAACCTGGGCGATGCGGTGTACCGCTATCACGGCTCGAGCGTGAACGGGCCGGGACGCAGCGTGACCGTGAACCTGGAGGGACGCTTGTGAGAACACGAAGGTGCGGGTCGGCCCGGCACGTCCGTATCGCGGTGCTCGCCCTTTGCCTCGGCGCGTGTTCGGCCTCGGACCCCGTCCCGACGGGCGACGCGGGCCCCCGCGACGCGAGGGTGAACGGGCGCGAGAGCGGCACGCTGGCCGATGCGGTCTCGAGCTGCCGCGCGAGCTGGGCGCTCCCGACGGTGACGGGGCAGCCGGGCGGATGCGCGAAGCGGGCGGGTGACTACACGCCGGGGGACGCGGCGGATGGCTGGCCGCCGTGCGTCTCGGACGACGGCGCCTACCACCCCTTCGATCCGAGCATCAGCAGCGCGGCGCGGGTCGCGGCCTTCGAGGAGATCCGGAGCCGACTGCTCGGGGGGGACGCTCCTTCGCGGCAGGCCTTCGTGGACGCGCGGGTGGCCTACTCGCAGCCCGAGGGCCTCCTCTCGCGGGTGGCGCGGCGCGAGGACGAGCACGTCGCGCCGGCGGCCAAGGCGTGCGCCGACATGACCGCGGACGAGCTCTCCGCGAGCCGCGACCGCTGTGCGGGGCCCGCGCAGATCCTGCCGCTCCTCACGCAGGCCTTTGCGGCGGGGGCGCAGGGCACGGAGCCCTTGACCAGCGCGGCCCGCGTCGAGGCGGGTCTCCTCTGGTTCCTCTACCTCTCCGTGCACAAGGAGGCGCTCACCTGCGCGAGCAATCGCAAGGACTGCGACTCCAGCCAGGCCTACTACCACGGCGGCGCGCCGCGGAGCGGAGGGCTCGGACTCGCCCGCTACGTGCGCGACCTCAGTGCGCAGGCGCACGACCGCGTCTGGGACGGTCTCCTTGCCGTGCGCTGCTGGCGCGACCTCGACCCGGCGGACAAGGCGGAGCAGCTCGACCTGCGCGGCAAGGCGGTGGGCCAGCTCGACCGTGCGCTCCTCCGGGGGCTCGCGCTGCTGGTGAAGGCGCGGGTCCAGGCCGCCGCGGACGCGGGGTGCGAGGCCGCGCGGGCCGCGCTGTGGAACAGCGCGCAGCTCGTCGGGCGCATCCTGGAGCGAGAGGCGAGGCTACGCGACGCCGCGCAGGCCGAGGCGCTGCGCGCGGAGCTCTCGCGTCCGCGCGTCGAGGCGCGCGCGGTGTCCGCGGTCCACGGGGCCGTCGAGGCCCTCTTTCCCTGCCCCTGAGGGGCGGCCGAGCGCCTGCCGTTCGAGGCGTGCCACGAGCTGTTCGAGCTTCTTCCGCAGCTTGAACTTCCGGCTGTGCACCGTGTTCACCGCGATTCCGAGCTCGCGGGCCACGTCGGCCGTGGGGCGCTCGTCGCAGAAACAGAGCCAGAGGAACCGCTGGTCCTCCACGGGCAGGTGGGCGAGCGCCCGTCGCGCCAGCTCGGCCGCCTGCTCGGCCTCGAGCTGGGCGTCGGGGCTCTCGTCGGTGACGGCGAGCGGCGCCTCGGCCGCGAGGGCCTCGAGGCGGCTCTTGTGACTCGAGCGCGCTCGCAGGCGATCGATCGTGCAGTTGATCGTGAGGAGCATGAGCCAGCTCGATAGCCGGTAGCCGCGTGCGGGGTCGAAGGCCCGCAGCTTCCGCCGGTCCTCGCCGAGGAGCTGCACCCAGACCTCGGCCACCAGGTCGGCCCGGTCGTCTGCCGTGGCCGCGGCGCCGAACCGGCGCAGCACGCGCGCGACGCAGCCGCTGATGAGGCGTTCGTAGCGCTCGCAGAAGAGAGTCCAGCCTTCCCGGTCCCCCGCCAGCACCCGGTCGAGCAGCGCGAGCTCCTCGGCCGAGGCTCCACCGGCGAGCGATTCTCCGTCCGGGGCTCGAGTGACCTTCCACGCCATCGTGTCTGCAACTGTCATGAAATCCTCTGTGCCTTCCGTCAGATGGTCCGCGTTGACGCCAGCGCCGCTCAGAGTAGCCGCGGAGCCGCGTGGCGCAGTGACGCGTTCCGTCAGAAGCGTTGACAGGTTGCGTCAGGCAGGTGGGAGAAGGTGCTCACATCTGTCCCCGTTGAAGTCCTCGATACCGCCACTAGAATCAACGAACCAGGAGGGCAACCTACAGGTATGCTTTCTGACCACAGCACGGTTTCGGTCCCCTACGTCCGAATGCTCCTCGGTGGCGCGCAGGCGGCGGGCCTGGGGCTGGCGGAGCTTCTGGCCGCGGTGGGCCTTGCGCCCGAGGCGCTCGCCGATTCCGACGGGCGCGTGCCGCGCGAGGCTACCTTTCGTCTGTGGCAGGAGCTGGCCGTCCGCACCCGCGACGACGCGATCGGGCTGCACGTGGCAGAGCGCCTGCAGCCGGGGGCCTTCGCCGTGCTCGACTACGCCGCACGCAACGCCCCCACTCTCGGTGAGGCATTTGCCCGCCTGGCGCGCTACTCGCGGCTTGTGCACGACCTGGCCGAGGTGCGGCTGGAGGTGACCGGCCGGATCGCCCGACTGAGCTACGACGTACCGAAGGATCCGCGCGCCTCGCCGCGCCAGGCGGCCGAGTGGGCCGTCGCGATCTGGCTCGTGGCGGGGCGTCAGATCCTCGAGGAGGAGTGGGTCCCGACGGAGGTCTGGTTCCAGCACGAGGCGCCGCACGACACGCGCGAGCACCGACGGCTCTTCAAGGCGCCGATCGCCTTCGAGCGCAGCACGAACGCGCTGCTGATGGAGGCGGCGCTCCTCGAGCGACCCGCGCGCCGGGCCGATCATCAACTGGGGGCGATCCTGGACCGCTACGCGCAGGACCTGCTCGACCGGCTGCCGAAGGTGGAAGCCTTCACCGACCGCGTGCGGCGGCTCGTGGCGGAGGCGCTTCGCGGGGGCGATCCGTCGGTCGAGGCCGTGGCGCGCCGGCTGCAGATGAGCCCCCGGACCTTGCAGCGACGCCTCAAGGACGAGGGGGCCTCGCACCAGGACCTGGTGGACACGATGCGCTGCGAGCTCGCCACGCAGTACCTGGGCGAGCGGCAGATGGCCATCGGAGAGGCGGCCTTTCTCCTCGGTTTCTCGGAGCCGAGCGCCTTCCACCGGGCCTTCAAGCGATGGACCGGAACCACGCCCGGAGAGTTCCGGCGGACCCAGTAGGGAGGCGCGCCCATGACGACGGTCGCGGAGCCCGGCGATCTGATCCTGGTGCGCAGCCCGGGGCGCATCTTTGCGCTCGGGCGCCGCTTGGCCGGCAACGCCTACGACCACGTCGCCATCGTCGTCGAAGGGGGCGAGACGGTGAACATCGACAAGCCACGCGTGCGGTGCCTTCCGGTGGAGCGACTGCTGCGGGCCTCGCTCGCGCCCCTCGTGCTCCGTCCGGGGTGGCAGCACCCCGACGAACGGCGGGCCTTCCTCGCCTGGACCCGGAG
Coding sequences within it:
- a CDS encoding AraC family transcriptional regulator, which gives rise to MLSDHSTVSVPYVRMLLGGAQAAGLGLAELLAAVGLAPEALADSDGRVPREATFRLWQELAVRTRDDAIGLHVAERLQPGAFAVLDYAARNAPTLGEAFARLARYSRLVHDLAEVRLEVTGRIARLSYDVPKDPRASPRQAAEWAVAIWLVAGRQILEEEWVPTEVWFQHEAPHDTREHRRLFKAPIAFERSTNALLMEAALLERPARRADHQLGAILDRYAQDLLDRLPKVEAFTDRVRRLVAEALRGGDPSVEAVARRLQMSPRTLQRRLKDEGASHQDLVDTMRCELATQYLGERQMAIGEAAFLLGFSEPSAFHRAFKRWTGTTPGEFRRTQ
- a CDS encoding sigma-70 family RNA polymerase sigma factor, which gives rise to MTVADTMAWKVTRAPDGESLAGGASAEELALLDRVLAGDREGWTLFCERYERLISGCVARVLRRFGAAATADDRADLVAEVWVQLLGEDRRKLRAFDPARGYRLSSWLMLLTINCTIDRLRARSSHKSRLEALAAEAPLAVTDESPDAQLEAEQAAELARRALAHLPVEDQRFLWLCFCDERPTADVARELGIAVNTVHSRKFKLRKKLEQLVARLERQALGRPSGAGKEGLDGPVDRGHRARLDARTRELRAQRLGLRGVA
- a CDS encoding TonB-dependent receptor, translating into MGRRLFAPMLAAAALVCAGPARSALAQAEPGPSPSFETVVHGPKGPPRLPQGRATSRVGREELEERLPRSTPDALRYEPGVFVQQTGHGQASAYVRGRTGQQTVLLFDGVRLNTSTFRQGPNQYFFTVDARTVQSLEVLRGGASTLYGSDAIGGVLQANPIEPTLRAEDRGWRRVRPAAMLRYGSADGELGGRVQLDLQLGDRAAFVGGTGYRRVGALEGGGLLRSRSTGEPSLVPRLAEDGRTQLGTGFRELASDGRLAVRLGPTSRLVAALYDYRQFDAPRTDQCPPAYAPRSECLRYEEQYRTLGYLAYEGPFGRLAPRSRAVLSYQLQHERRAHERPYAFTVNGGRDDVHTLGLAAQLESRWFAVGPRLRARVRYGADLYHDWVASTAWTLFSDLDDRVIPSTRGQYLDGARYLWGGGFAQGELGVAERLWLRVGGRASGVAARASADRESGSRAVNRKFGSAVGHLGLEWQALYALALFVHVDRSFRAPNLDDLTSRQQTGPGFQLENPALDPEHALTVEAGLRLASRFVSAELWGYWTGLADTIERAPRSAASCPPSLPQCAASWSRFQLVNLDGWSHLAGAEAVLRVTLPFGFAVRTTLAYAVGEGPSPLGAASGSVPLSRVPPLNGTAELRYRHRVGLFGGAGLRWALAQSRLSLGDQQDVRIPAGGTPGFAVLELRAGYRFRRHLLVSLLLENLGDAVYRYHGSSVNGPGRSVTVNLEGRL